A single region of the Candidatus Zixiibacteriota bacterium genome encodes:
- a CDS encoding ribonuclease Z, translating to MDNYKNTAQAWHGKNLDVKILFSVAGLATQIWIENEQGSLLIDTGDGTLRDIVANKLDYKKIKGLLYTHGHFDHMGGLHTILSFLRMIGRTEPLPIIAPAGCTEVFSTIDNFIRCYPDSTAYEILCRKGNSDDCFELSGMAIKPYPVVHCGSIMDGRILDQIPAFGYRISCRDEHIAISGDTGDCPALRELVQDADLAIIEASYKDSANISKDILKKVHLSEDLAIEIGKTAKEYILVHKIRR from the coding sequence ATGGATAATTACAAAAACACTGCTCAAGCCTGGCATGGCAAGAACCTCGATGTCAAGATATTATTCTCCGTAGCCGGTCTGGCTACGCAAATCTGGATAGAGAACGAACAGGGTTCTTTATTAATAGACACCGGCGACGGGACGCTAAGAGATATTGTCGCCAACAAGCTTGATTATAAAAAAATAAAGGGCTTGCTGTATACACACGGTCATTTTGACCATATGGGCGGCTTGCATACAATTTTGTCGTTCCTCAGAATGATAGGCAGGACTGAGCCTTTGCCAATTATCGCCCCTGCTGGCTGCACTGAGGTTTTCTCTACAATTGATAATTTCATAAGGTGTTATCCTGATTCCACTGCCTATGAAATTCTCTGCAGGAAAGGCAATTCGGATGATTGTTTTGAGCTTTCCGGCATGGCAATCAAGCCGTATCCGGTTGTTCATTGCGGAAGTATAATGGATGGCCGCATACTGGATCAAATTCCTGCTTTTGGCTATAGGATTTCTTGCCGTGATGAACATATAGCCATAAGCGGCGATACGGGAGACTGCCCTGCCTTGCGAGAGCTTGTTCAGGATGCCGATTTGGCGATTATCGAAGCATCATATAAAGACAGCGCCAATATATCTAAGGATATTCTAAAGAAAGTGCATCTATCCGAGGATTTGGCAATAGAAATAGGAAAAACAGCGAAAGAATATATACTTGTGCATAAGATAAGGCGATAA